A genome region from Danio aesculapii chromosome 2, fDanAes4.1, whole genome shotgun sequence includes the following:
- the LOC130239739 gene encoding 5-beta-cholestane-3-alpha,7-alpha-diol 12-alpha-hydroxylase yields MALVQILLALLISVIGALYLLGSFRRRRTGEPPLEKGPIPWLGHVLEFRKDTAKFLNRMKAKYGDIFTVQLGGFYFTFITDPLSFGAVVKEARAKLDFSKFAEQLVQRVFGYHSIHSEHKVLQASSTKHLMGDGLVVMTQAMMYNLQNLMLHSVGSGNGKVWQESGLFAYSYNIVFRAGYLSLFGNESPKGTGTESVEKAKEIDRQESNDLFWEFRKYDQLFPNLAYGVLGPSEKMEAERLKRLFWSTLSVQKMRVRDNISGWVTDQQQVRAEHGMQEFMQDRYMFLLLWASQGNTGPSAFWLLLYLMKHPEAMSAVRKEVEEILKETRQEVKPGGPLIDLSRDMLLKTPILDSAVEETLRLTAAPILTRAVMQDMTINMANGQEYKIREGDRVAVFPYVVHVDPEVHPDPLTFKYDRFLNADGSRKTDFYKGGKKLKYYSMPWGAGTTMCPGRFFATNELKQFVFLMLSYFDFELTNPNEEIPGIDIRRWGFGSMQPDRDIQFRYRPRI; encoded by the coding sequence ATGGCCCTTGTACAAATCCTGCTTGCTCTGTTAATCTCAGTCATAGGTGCTCTTTACCTTTTGGGATCTTTTCGCCGCAGACGGACTGGAGAACCTCCACTGGAAAAGGGTCCCATTCCCTGGCTCGGCCATGTGCTGGAATTCAGGAAGGATACAGCCAAATTCCTGAACCGAATGAAAGCAAAATATggagatatttttacagtgcagctcgGAGGCTTTTACTTCACCTTCATCACAGATCCGCTGTCTTTCGGCGCGGTGGTCAAAGAGGCAAGAGCAAAGCTGGACTTCTCAAAGTTTGCCGAGCAACTGGTGCAAAGAGTGTTTGGCTATCATTCAAtacatagcgaacacaaagttcTCCAGGCGTCGAGCACCAAACATCTGATGGGAGACGGTCTGGTGGTCATGACTCAAGCCATGATGTACAACCTTCAGAATCTGATGCTCCACAGCGTGGGGTCTGGGAATGGCAAAGTGTGGCAGGAATCTGGACTTTTTGCGTACAGCTACAACATCGTTTTTCGAGCAGGCTATCTGTCACTGTTTGGTAATGAGTCCCCCAAAGGCACAGGAACAGAGTCTGTAGAAAAAGCCAAAGAAATCGACAGGCAGGAATCAAACGATCTTTTTTGGGAATTCCGAAAATATGACCAGCTGTTTCCCAATCTGGCGTATGGAGTGCTGGGCCCCAGTGAGAAGATGGAGGCAGAGCGTCTGAAAAGGCTCTTCTGGAGCACGCTGTCAGTGCAGAAGATGAGAGTCAGAGACAACATAAGCGGCTGGGTTACAGATCAGCAGCAGGTGAGAGCCGAGCACGGCATGCAGGAGTTCATGCAGGACAGATACATGTTTCTGCTTCTGTGGGCGTCTCAGGGAAACACGGGTCCTTCTGCGTTCTGGCTGCTCTTGTATCTGATGAAGCACCCCGAGGCTATGAGTGCTGTTAGGAAAGAAGTTGAGGAGATTCTTAAAGAAACGAGGCAGGAGGTGAAACCAGGAGGACCACTGATTGATCTGAGCAGGGATATGCTCCTGAAAACTCCCATCCTAGACAGTGCAGTGGAAGAGACCCTCCGTTTGACAGCCGCCCCTATCCTTActagagctgttatgcaggatatGACCATTAACATGGCAAACGGACAAGAGTACAAGATACGTGAGGGTGACAGAGTTGCAGTTTTTCCTTATGTGGTTCATGTAGATCCTGAAGTTCACCCGGATCCCCTCACCTTCAAGTATGACCGGTTTCTCAATGCAGATGGAAGCAGAAAGACTGATTTCTACAAGGGTGGAAAGAAGCTCAAGTATTACAGCATGCCTTGGGGAGCTGGAACCACAATGTGCCCAGGAAGATTCTTCGCCACAAATGAGCTGAAGCAGTTTGTCTTTCTCATGCTGTCCTATTTTGACTTTGAGCTGACAAATCCAAATGAAGAGATTCCAGGTATTGATATCAGACGATGGGGTTTTGGCTCCATGCAGCCAGATCGAGACATCCAGTTCAGATACAGACCTAgaatttaa